CCGCCGGCGAAGCGGTGTTCTTCCATCACGAACACGAGATCGCCGGTTTTGAGGTTCGGCGTCATACTCGGACTCTCGATCGCGACCATCGGCGGCCACAGTCCGCTGACGGCGAACAGGAGGAGACCGATGGCCGCCACGATCGCGAGGCTCGACGCCACCTCCCGGACGAACGCCACCGCCTCGTGGTCGGTCGTCGCGAGCCACCGCGCACGCGCGATCACCCCTCCTTCGTCTCCACTCCCGTCCCCTTCCTCACCATTCCCTCCGTGTCTTCGTTCGCCTCCGTGCTCGCGTTTACCGTCCGCTCCGCGTTCTGTTTCACCGTCGTCGGCGGCGGTCTCCCAACCGTCTTGATCTGACCACGAATCGGAGCCGTCGCCGGAACCCATTGCCCTCTGTATTCCCGGCGGTCGCTTCAACTTTGTCTTCCATACTCATCCATCATGGACCATCCCGTCGGTCGCGAACCGTCCACGGCGGTTTCGCCGACGACCGTTTCCGTCCGCTACGCTTTTGCTCCGTCCGGCGAAACCCTTCCCCGTGCCGCGTCCGACGCCGGTCCGGGTCGTGAGCGAACTCGCCAGCCGGGGCTACAACGCCGAGCGCGAGGCCGTGACGCTCCTTGCGCGCGCGGACGATCCCGACCGCGCGATCGAGCGGGCGACCGAGACCGTCTCGGACGACACGCTCATCCTCTCGGCCGAGGACGTCGAGACCGCTGTCGCAGCCCTCGAATCCTCGGATCCTCCCGCTGATCCGGATAATACACCCGATACGTCGACTGCCAACCCCTCTGTTTCGAGTGGAACTCTCTCACATGGAACTGACGGAACGACCGACTCTCCAGTCGAAACGAAGGGGTCGACTGGTGGGACAGTAGAAGGAGAAAAGGAGACGATCGAGCGCTCGGCCGACCCGGAACTGCGCTCGCTCGACGTGCAGGGAGACATCACCGGTCGGAGCACCGGAACGGGCGAGTACGCCGACTTCGTCGCGACCTTCCGGGATCGGTACGAGCGCCTCTCGGGTCTCCTGCGCTCGCGGGTCAACCACCGGCCGACCGAGGCGGTCGACGCGATGGCCGGCGGGAGCGACGCCGCGATCGTGGGGATGATCGCCGACATCCGCTCGACTGCGAACGGCCACTGGCTAGTCGAGCTCGAAGACACCACCGGAACGTTTCCCTGTCTCGTTCTCAAAGACCGCGAGATCGCGAGCGTCGTCGACGAACTCCTGCTCGACGAGCTCGTCGCAGTCGAGGGAACGCTCGCGGGCGACGGCGGCATCCTGTTCGTCGACGAACTCCATTTCCCCGACGTTCCTCGGACCTATCGCCCCTCGACCGCCGACCGCCACGTCCGTGCGGCCCTCATTTCGGACGTCCACGTCGGCAGCCAGGAGTTCGCGGCCGACGCGTGGTCGGCGTTCGCCGACTGGCTCCACACCGAGGACGCGGCGGCGGTCGAGTACCTCCTCGTCGCGGGCGACATGGTCGAGGGGGTGGGTGTCTACCCGAACCAGGACGAGGAGCTCGACATCGTCGACATCTACGAGCAGTACGAGGCCTTCTCCGAACGGCTGAAGGAGGTGCCCGGTGACATGGAGATCCTCCTCACCCCGGGCAACCACGACGCCGTCCGGCTCGCCGAGCCCCAGCCAGGCTTCGACGAGGAGCTCCGGGAGATCATGAGTGTCCACGACGCGCACTTTTCGGGCAATCCCTCGACGGTCACGATCGAAGGCGTCACAATCTTGATGTACCACGGCGTCAGCCTCGACGAAGTGATCGCCGAACTCCCCGAGGAGAAGGCCAACTACGACGAACCCCACAAGGCGATGTACCAACTCCTGAAAAAGCGCCACATCGCCCCCCAGTACGGCGG
The genomic region above belongs to Halococcus salifodinae DSM 8989 and contains:
- a CDS encoding DNA-directed DNA polymerase II small subunit, yielding MPRPTPVRVVSELASRGYNAEREAVTLLARADDPDRAIERATETVSDDTLILSAEDVETAVAALESSDPPADPDNTPDTSTANPSVSSGTLSHGTDGTTDSPVETKGSTGGTVEGEKETIERSADPELRSLDVQGDITGRSTGTGEYADFVATFRDRYERLSGLLRSRVNHRPTEAVDAMAGGSDAAIVGMIADIRSTANGHWLVELEDTTGTFPCLVLKDREIASVVDELLLDELVAVEGTLAGDGGILFVDELHFPDVPRTYRPSTADRHVRAALISDVHVGSQEFAADAWSAFADWLHTEDAAAVEYLLVAGDMVEGVGVYPNQDEELDIVDIYEQYEAFSERLKEVPGDMEILLTPGNHDAVRLAEPQPGFDEELREIMSVHDAHFSGNPSTVTIEGVTILMYHGVSLDEVIAELPEEKANYDEPHKAMYQLLKKRHIAPQYGGHTRLAPEERDYLVIEEIPDVFHTGHVHKLGYGKYHNVLAINSGCWQEQTSFQKSVNIDPDVGYAPILDLDTLDLTIQKF